Proteins from one Hemiscyllium ocellatum isolate sHemOce1 chromosome 30, sHemOce1.pat.X.cur, whole genome shotgun sequence genomic window:
- the LOC132829810 gene encoding claudin-6-like has protein sequence MASAGFQVVGFVAGLVGWFMACVAMAIPQWKIRNLGGSTILTVEEGWVGIWMSCINDSGGLLSCDVYDSLLALPSDLQAARALMCLAVALGIFAAVVSCGGLKCTKFARAEERFKASLTVTGGILFIMAGICVLIPVSWTAVNIVADFYNPLVPTSMKTDLGDALFLGWGSAFVLVLGGSILCCSCPAAGEHSEGYVRNRTHYQLTAPANR, from the coding sequence ATGGCGAGCGCCGGCTTCCAAGTGGTGGGATTCGTCGCTGGCTTGGTTGGGTGGTTCATGGCCTGCGTTGCTATGGCGATCCCACAGTGGAAGATCCGCAACCTCGGCGGCAGTACAattctgacagtggaggagggcTGGGTGGGGATCTGGATGAGCTGCATCAACGACAGTGGGGGTCTCCTGAGCTGCGATGTGTACGATTCACTGCTAGCCCTGCCATCTGACCTCCAGGCAGCCCGGGCCCTCATGTGCTTGGCTGTGGCATTGGGCATTTTCGCTGCGGTGGTGTCATGCGGGGGCTTGAAGTGCACCAAGTTTGCAAGGGCTGAGGAAAGGTTCAAAGCCTCACTGACTGTAACTGGAGGGATTTTATTCATCATGGCAGGAATATGTGTCCTGATTCCTGTCTCCTGGACTGCTGTCAATATCGTGGCTGATTTCTACAACCCGCTCGTGCCCACGTCCATGAAGACAGATCTGGGAGATGCCCTGTTCTTAGGCTGGGGCTCAGCTTTTGTGCTTGTCCTCGGGGGAAGCATCCTCTGCTGCTCATGTCCAGCAGCTGGTGAGCACAGTGAAGGCTACGTGAGGAATCGTACTCACTATCAGCTCACGGCCCCTGCAAACAGGTAA